A single Agromyces sp. CF514 DNA region contains:
- a CDS encoding YafY family protein, with translation MRADRLVATLLLMQARGRVTAAELAEELEISVATARRDLEALSAAGIPVYPQAGRGGGWQLLGEGRTDLSGFTASEARALFLTLGPRAGESEAARSALRKVMRALPETFRADAEAAADSVVVEAGGWGASAVRPAAVGVLQAAVVERRLVRFDYAAWGKPARSRTVRPLGLVDKGGTWYLIADPVTDAAGGGSDAGGTDAAGGGSGAARTDVASGRGTAARPPAASRTAASGTEASETALRSYRVDRMAGAEALEEVFEPPAGFDLDEAWATLSAEVGRARTRANALVRVAPAVLDEFRGWVGGTERVDEAEPAADGRVLVRVTAPSDEALARRLVAWSDGAEVVEPEGVRDRLAAIGARLVEAYGAVEAPSSSSTPTTSA, from the coding sequence ATGCGCGCAGATCGCCTCGTGGCCACCCTCCTCCTCATGCAGGCCCGCGGCCGGGTGACGGCGGCCGAGCTCGCGGAGGAGCTCGAGATCTCGGTCGCCACGGCTCGTCGCGACCTCGAGGCGCTCTCGGCCGCGGGCATCCCGGTCTACCCGCAGGCGGGCCGCGGAGGCGGGTGGCAGCTCCTCGGCGAGGGGCGCACCGACCTCAGCGGCTTCACCGCGTCCGAGGCACGGGCGCTGTTCCTGACCCTCGGCCCGCGGGCGGGCGAGAGCGAGGCCGCGCGCTCGGCACTCCGCAAGGTCATGCGCGCCCTGCCGGAGACGTTCCGCGCCGATGCGGAGGCGGCGGCCGACTCGGTCGTCGTCGAGGCAGGGGGCTGGGGCGCCTCGGCGGTGCGGCCTGCAGCGGTCGGCGTGCTGCAGGCCGCCGTGGTCGAGCGGCGCCTCGTGCGGTTCGACTACGCAGCGTGGGGCAAGCCCGCGCGCTCGCGCACGGTGCGTCCGCTCGGGCTCGTCGACAAGGGCGGCACCTGGTACCTCATCGCCGATCCGGTGACGGATGCCGCGGGCGGCGGTTCGGACGCGGGCGGGACGGATGCCGCGGGCGGCGGTTCGGGCGCGGCCAGGACGGATGTCGCGAGCGGCCGTGGCACCGCAGCGCGGCCGCCGGCGGCATCCCGAACTGCGGCATCCGGAACCGAGGCATCCGAAACCGCACTGCGCAGTTACCGCGTGGACCGCATGGCGGGCGCCGAAGCGCTCGAGGAGGTGTTCGAGCCGCCCGCCGGGTTCGACCTCGACGAGGCATGGGCGACGCTCAGCGCCGAGGTCGGCCGCGCCCGCACGCGCGCGAACGCGTTGGTGCGCGTCGCTCCGGCAGTGCTCGACGAGTTCCGCGGCTGGGTGGGCGGCACCGAGCGCGTCGACGAGGCCGAGCCGGCCGCCGACGGCCGGGTGCTCGTGCGTGTCACGGCGCCGAGCGACGAGGCGCTCGCCCGGCGACTGGTCGCCTGGAGCGACGGCGCCGAGGTCGTCGAGCCCGAAGGGGTCCGCGACCGGCTCGCGGCGATCGGCGCCCGACTGGTCGAGGCCTACGGGGCGGTCGAGGCGCCCAGCAGTTCGTCGACGCCCACGACCTCGGCGTAG
- a CDS encoding ABC transporter permease: MRRRSPGFLLAAPAWAWLLIFFIAPVAMVVWFSFGYKPSIFATQATDRLSFDRYAEVLDPTFFATFQNTLWVGVAGTVLCFLIGLPVAYWMAVKAPPSKRGLLVALVMVPFWTNFLVRTIGWQVILSPEGWLSSMLQAIGFEPLAILNTRGAVLIGVVYNYLPLMILPLFVAFDRVNGPLREASKDLGAGKWTTFFRVTLPLAQPGIIAGVLLVYIPLMGDYITATVLGGAKGNMVGQLVASQFQTAQNWALGSAMAVVLIFVILLTAGIGAGIVWLVSWPFRARNRLVIGAAASAPTAPAAPAGPATSAPIREEEVVA, from the coding sequence GTGCGTAGACGATCCCCAGGATTCCTGCTCGCCGCGCCCGCATGGGCCTGGCTGCTGATCTTCTTCATCGCCCCGGTGGCGATGGTCGTGTGGTTCAGCTTCGGCTACAAGCCGAGCATCTTCGCGACCCAGGCGACCGACAGGCTCTCGTTCGACCGGTACGCCGAGGTGCTCGACCCGACCTTCTTCGCGACGTTCCAGAACACGCTCTGGGTGGGCGTGGCCGGCACGGTGCTCTGCTTCCTCATCGGCCTGCCGGTCGCGTACTGGATGGCGGTCAAGGCGCCGCCGTCGAAGCGCGGCCTGCTCGTCGCGCTCGTGATGGTGCCGTTCTGGACCAACTTCCTCGTGCGCACCATCGGCTGGCAGGTGATCCTCTCGCCCGAGGGCTGGCTGTCGTCGATGCTCCAGGCGATCGGGTTCGAACCCCTCGCGATCCTGAACACGCGCGGCGCGGTGCTGATCGGCGTCGTCTACAACTACCTGCCGCTCATGATCCTGCCGTTGTTCGTGGCGTTCGACCGGGTCAACGGCCCGCTCCGCGAAGCGTCGAAGGACCTCGGCGCCGGCAAGTGGACCACGTTCTTCCGCGTCACGCTGCCGCTCGCGCAGCCCGGCATCATCGCGGGCGTGCTGCTCGTGTACATCCCGCTGATGGGCGACTACATCACGGCGACCGTGCTCGGCGGGGCGAAGGGCAACATGGTCGGCCAGCTGGTCGCCAGCCAGTTCCAGACCGCGCAGAACTGGGCCCTGGGCTCGGCGATGGCGGTCGTGCTCATCTTCGTGATCCTGCTCACGGCGGGCATCGGGGCGGGCATCGTCTGGCTCGTCTCCTGGCCGTTCCGGGCACGCAACCGCCTGGTGATCGGTGCCGCGGCCTCCGCACCGACGGCGCCCGCGGCACCTGCCGGGCCCGCGACATCCGCCCCGATTCGTGAAGAGGAGGTCGTCGCATGA
- a CDS encoding spermidine/putrescine ABC transporter substrate-binding protein, with amino-acid sequence MASEPDIRILAPTGAAKTIRRELTRRRFLSFAAATAGAAGVTATLAGCAPRSAATTTQASGGALEDRLSIYTWGDYDAPDVLDSFTADLGPKVSLSAFNSNEEMVAKLVGARGTSGYDIVVPTGTFIAQMAEHGLLSKLNRDLIPNIEHVDPAFLGRAWDPDNEYSICKAWGTTGFVYDVTLIKRELKDWNDFIDAAQNEASGKTSVLDDPAELTGLYFWANGVPWNTTDEAELDAAEKFLVEELAPHISAFDPYPGGGAIPQATQMLMQSYNGDARLGILESPDPDRWKFVLGSPTTELWMDNWAIPAGAPHPEAAHAFINYVLTPENALDELDYIGYHTGAKDAEQAAADAGLPMLDLVFFTPEQLATMHEGELTEAQERIVQIWNKMKAAAGA; translated from the coding sequence ATGGCATCCGAACCCGACATCCGCATCCTCGCGCCCACGGGCGCGGCCAAGACGATCCGCCGCGAGCTCACGCGGCGCCGGTTCCTGAGCTTCGCCGCGGCGACGGCCGGCGCGGCGGGCGTGACCGCCACCCTCGCCGGCTGCGCGCCGAGGAGCGCCGCCACGACGACCCAGGCGTCGGGCGGCGCACTCGAGGACCGCCTCTCGATCTACACCTGGGGCGACTACGACGCACCCGACGTGCTCGACTCGTTCACCGCCGACCTCGGTCCGAAGGTGTCGCTGAGCGCCTTCAACTCCAACGAGGAGATGGTGGCCAAGCTCGTCGGCGCCCGCGGCACGAGCGGCTACGACATCGTGGTTCCCACTGGCACGTTCATCGCGCAGATGGCCGAGCACGGGCTGCTGTCGAAGCTGAACCGCGACCTGATCCCGAACATCGAGCACGTCGACCCGGCGTTCCTCGGGCGGGCATGGGACCCCGACAACGAGTACTCGATCTGCAAGGCATGGGGCACGACCGGATTCGTCTACGACGTGACCCTGATCAAGCGCGAGCTCAAGGACTGGAACGACTTCATCGACGCGGCGCAGAACGAGGCGAGCGGCAAGACGTCGGTGCTCGACGACCCCGCCGAGCTCACGGGCCTCTACTTCTGGGCCAACGGGGTCCCGTGGAACACGACCGACGAGGCCGAGCTCGACGCGGCCGAGAAGTTCCTCGTCGAGGAGCTCGCGCCGCACATCTCGGCGTTCGATCCGTACCCGGGCGGCGGCGCGATCCCGCAGGCGACGCAGATGCTCATGCAGTCGTACAACGGCGACGCGCGGCTCGGGATCCTCGAGAGCCCCGACCCCGACCGCTGGAAGTTCGTGCTCGGCTCGCCGACGACCGAACTCTGGATGGACAACTGGGCGATCCCCGCCGGCGCACCGCACCCCGAGGCCGCCCACGCCTTCATCAACTACGTGCTCACTCCCGAGAACGCGCTCGACGAGCTCGACTACATCGGGTACCACACGGGCGCGAAGGACGCCGAGCAGGCGGCGGCCGATGCCGGCCTGCCGATGCTCGACCTCGTGTTCTTCACGCCCGAGCAGCTCGCGACCATGCACGAGGGCGAGCTCACCGAGGCGCAGGAGCGCATCGTGCAGATCTGGAACAAGATGAAGGCGGCCGCCGGTGCGTAG
- a CDS encoding cysteine hydrolase family protein, producing the protein MTRTLVIIDIQNDYFPGGAYPLVGPEAAATAAARLLASHREAGQPVVHVQHVWDAPDAAFFAPGTAGVEIHPLVAPLDGEPVVVKANPNSFLDTDLDERLREAGADVDGVVIVGMMSSMCVDATVRAAADRGYSVTVAHDACAAPDLEFGGQVVPAAQVHAAFMAALGDSYAEVVGVDELLGASTAP; encoded by the coding sequence GTGACCCGCACACTCGTGATCATCGACATCCAGAACGACTACTTCCCGGGCGGCGCATACCCGCTCGTCGGCCCCGAAGCGGCTGCGACCGCGGCCGCACGTCTCCTCGCGTCGCATCGCGAGGCCGGTCAGCCGGTCGTGCACGTGCAGCACGTGTGGGATGCGCCGGATGCCGCGTTCTTCGCGCCCGGCACGGCAGGCGTCGAAATCCACCCGCTCGTGGCGCCCCTCGACGGCGAGCCCGTCGTCGTCAAGGCCAATCCGAACTCGTTCCTCGACACCGACCTCGACGAGCGGCTCCGCGAGGCCGGCGCCGACGTCGACGGCGTCGTGATCGTCGGCATGATGTCGAGCATGTGCGTCGACGCGACCGTGCGCGCCGCAGCCGACCGCGGCTACTCGGTGACCGTGGCGCACGACGCCTGCGCCGCGCCCGACCTGGAGTTCGGCGGCCAGGTCGTGCCGGCCGCACAGGTGCACGCCGCGTTCATGGCGGCACTCGGCGACAGCTACGCCGAGGTCGTGGGCGTCGACGAACTGCTGGGCGCCTCGACCGCCCCGTAG
- a CDS encoding helix-turn-helix domain-containing protein, with protein MRVDVTSVVDEPGTTEVAGHDVLAPDCPSRVVFGRIGERWTMLVILALARAGTLRFTELKAQVGRVTPKVLTETLRALEDDGLISRRAFQDSPPRVEYSLTPLGVSLLEPIQAMREWAERHVPEVLASRDRAASA; from the coding sequence ATGCGCGTCGACGTCACATCCGTCGTGGACGAACCGGGCACCACGGAGGTCGCGGGCCACGACGTGCTCGCCCCCGACTGCCCGAGCCGCGTCGTGTTCGGGCGCATCGGCGAGCGCTGGACCATGCTCGTGATCCTGGCGCTCGCGCGCGCCGGCACGCTGCGCTTCACGGAGCTGAAGGCGCAGGTCGGGCGGGTGACGCCGAAGGTGCTCACCGAGACGCTGCGCGCCCTCGAAGACGACGGGCTGATCAGCCGTCGCGCGTTCCAGGACTCGCCGCCCCGGGTCGAGTACTCGCTCACGCCGCTCGGCGTCTCGCTCCTCGAGCCGATCCAGGCGATGCGCGAGTGGGCCGAGCGGCACGTTCCCGAGGTGCTCGCCTCGCGCGATCGGGCGGCCTCGGCCTGA
- a CDS encoding amidohydrolase codes for MTYADLVFSGGPVFTATTQRTRASAVAVTAGRIVAVGHDEVRELIGPETEHVDLAGRMLVPGFQDAHVHPVWGGLDLMRCNLAELETREAYLDEIRAYADANPEAEWVLGGGWSMSAFPGGTPTAADLDTVVPDRPAFLPNRDGHGAWVNSAALRLAGIDANTPDPSDGRIERDAAGAPSGTLHEGAMGLVNRLLPRTTDDELMQALLLGQEYLHSYGITAWQDAIVGSYGDAGDPGPAYVAAAAAGKLTGRVVGAIWWDRLRGLEQIDELVAKREAYRGGRFAATSIKIMQDGVAENFTAAMLEPYCDGHGHFTDNSGISFVDPAVLAPAAAKLDELGFQLHFHAIGDRAVRECLDAVEHAIAANGRGDRRHHIAHIQVVHPDDIRRFRELDVVANMQSLWAALEPQMVELTLPFLGSPRDAWQYPFGDLQRSGAVLAAGSDWSVSTPNPLAAIHVAVNRVAAPGYEEGEYDVFLPDQAIDLATSLTAYTAGSAYVNHLDDVTGTIEVGKYADLVVLDRDPFDGPATQIGATRVLQTFVEGERVYAASDA; via the coding sequence ATGACCTACGCCGACCTCGTCTTCTCGGGCGGACCCGTCTTCACCGCGACGACCCAGCGCACGCGTGCATCGGCCGTGGCCGTCACCGCCGGACGCATCGTCGCCGTCGGCCACGACGAGGTGCGCGAGCTCATCGGCCCCGAGACCGAGCACGTCGACCTGGCGGGCCGCATGCTCGTGCCCGGGTTCCAGGACGCCCATGTGCACCCGGTGTGGGGCGGGCTCGACCTCATGCGCTGCAACCTCGCGGAGCTCGAGACGCGCGAGGCGTACCTCGACGAGATCCGCGCGTACGCCGACGCCAACCCCGAGGCGGAGTGGGTGCTCGGCGGCGGCTGGTCGATGTCGGCGTTCCCCGGCGGAACCCCCACGGCCGCCGACCTCGACACCGTGGTGCCCGACCGCCCGGCGTTCCTGCCGAACCGCGACGGGCACGGGGCTTGGGTGAACTCCGCGGCACTGCGACTCGCCGGCATCGACGCGAACACACCCGACCCGAGCGACGGGCGCATCGAGCGCGACGCCGCCGGCGCGCCGTCCGGAACCCTGCACGAGGGCGCGATGGGACTCGTGAACCGGCTGCTGCCGCGAACGACCGACGACGAGCTCATGCAGGCGCTGCTGCTCGGGCAGGAGTACCTGCACTCCTACGGCATCACGGCGTGGCAGGACGCGATCGTCGGCAGCTACGGCGACGCGGGCGACCCCGGCCCCGCGTACGTCGCGGCCGCAGCCGCGGGCAAGCTGACCGGGCGCGTGGTCGGGGCGATCTGGTGGGACCGCCTGCGCGGCCTCGAGCAGATCGACGAGCTCGTCGCCAAGCGCGAGGCGTACCGCGGCGGCCGCTTCGCCGCGACGAGCATCAAGATCATGCAGGACGGCGTCGCCGAGAACTTCACGGCCGCGATGCTCGAGCCGTACTGCGACGGCCACGGCCACTTCACCGACAACTCGGGCATCTCGTTCGTCGACCCGGCCGTGCTCGCGCCCGCGGCGGCGAAGCTCGACGAGCTCGGGTTCCAGCTGCACTTCCACGCGATCGGCGACCGGGCCGTGCGCGAGTGCCTCGACGCCGTCGAGCACGCGATCGCCGCCAACGGCCGCGGCGACCGCCGCCACCACATCGCCCACATCCAGGTCGTGCACCCCGACGACATCCGCCGGTTCCGCGAGCTCGACGTCGTGGCGAACATGCAGTCGCTCTGGGCTGCGCTCGAGCCGCAGATGGTCGAACTGACCCTGCCGTTCCTCGGCTCGCCGCGCGACGCGTGGCAGTACCCGTTCGGCGACCTGCAGCGCTCTGGCGCCGTGCTCGCCGCGGGCAGCGACTGGTCGGTCTCGACGCCGAACCCGCTCGCGGCGATCCACGTGGCGGTGAACCGCGTCGCGGCACCCGGATACGAGGAGGGCGAGTACGACGTGTTCCTCCCCGACCAGGCGATCGACCTCGCGACCTCGCTCACCGCGTACACGGCGGGCTCGGCCTACGTGAACCACCTCGACGACGTCACCGGCACGATCGAGGTCGGCAAGTACGCCGACCTCGTCGTGCTCGACCGCGATCCGTTCGACGGACCCGCTACGCAGATCGGCGCGACACGCGTGCTGCAGACCTTCGTCGAGGGCGAGCGCGTGTACGCGGCATCCGACGCCTGA
- a CDS encoding NAD-dependent epimerase/dehydratase family protein, which translates to MTILLTGATGYIGSAVLDALLDDGHDVLAVVRSDRAAEQVAARGATALVGDVTDVAWFARVLADVDGAIHAAAPDADAEAFNAAVVDAAVQAFSGTAKRFVLTSGVWEYGGGAIVDDGPLAPPALVAWRVPIEERLLTSGVDAVIVAPGIVYGQGKGLLNLVTDAPTTADGELTLVGDGEQRWSFVHVDDLAQLYLVALTSPAAAGRVIGSDGAPVKVRALAEAAAAASGAPGVVTEAVAATRERLGAAFADALLLDQAADGAKARALGWVPQRASVLDEVVPAGV; encoded by the coding sequence ATGACCATTCTCCTCACCGGCGCGACCGGGTACATCGGATCCGCCGTCCTCGACGCCCTCCTCGACGACGGGCACGACGTGCTCGCCGTCGTCCGCAGCGACCGCGCGGCCGAACAGGTCGCCGCCCGCGGCGCCACCGCGCTCGTCGGCGACGTGACGGATGTCGCGTGGTTCGCACGCGTGCTGGCCGACGTCGACGGCGCGATCCACGCCGCGGCTCCCGACGCCGACGCCGAGGCGTTCAACGCCGCCGTGGTCGACGCGGCGGTGCAGGCGTTCTCGGGCACGGCCAAGCGCTTCGTGCTCACGAGCGGCGTCTGGGAGTACGGCGGCGGTGCGATCGTCGACGACGGCCCGCTCGCGCCACCCGCGCTCGTCGCCTGGCGCGTGCCGATCGAGGAGCGCCTGCTCACCTCGGGGGTCGACGCGGTGATCGTCGCTCCGGGCATCGTCTACGGCCAGGGCAAGGGACTGCTGAACCTCGTGACCGACGCACCGACGACCGCCGACGGCGAGCTCACGCTCGTCGGCGACGGCGAGCAGCGCTGGTCGTTCGTGCACGTCGACGACCTCGCGCAGCTCTACCTGGTGGCGCTCACGAGCCCAGCCGCAGCCGGCCGCGTGATCGGCTCCGACGGCGCGCCGGTGAAGGTGCGGGCGCTCGCCGAGGCGGCGGCCGCGGCATCCGGAGCCCCAGGCGTCGTCACCGAAGCCGTCGCGGCGACGCGCGAGCGCCTCGGAGCGGCCTTCGCCGACGCGCTGCTGCTCGACCAGGCGGCCGACGGCGCGAAGGCCCGCGCACTCGGCTGGGTGCCGCAGCGCGCGAGCGTGCTCGACGAGGTCGTGCCGGCCGGCGTCTGA
- a CDS encoding ABC transporter ATP-binding protein has translation MTTTTTIEAGAGTAPGTGASRGEAPGTVVIDTVTKRYGDATAVDGLSLTIQAGEFISLLGPSGCGKTTTLRMIAGFEHPDAGDIRVSGRSVLGVPPYRRDVNTVFQAYALFPHLSVAENVAYGLQQKRTPKSEIRERVVDALDLAQMRGFADRKPTQLSGGQQQRVALARALVNRPSVLLLDEPLGALDRQLREEMQLELKLLQSRLGITFVFVTHDQGEALSMSDRIAIMRNGRIEQLADADTVYARPASAYVAAFVGQQNFFRGTAVEGGAAVDSAHALVRGASAGLQEGTAGLAAVRPEFVSLAADAGDAASDAVNTARGTLIGVSHQGETMQYLVQLADDQSVIARRPTPEAPQVAVGDAVVCSWRAESVMLFPADDAATAGGYVAPPTA, from the coding sequence GTGACCACGACAACCACGATCGAGGCCGGCGCAGGAACGGCTCCGGGCACCGGCGCATCCCGCGGCGAAGCTCCCGGAACCGTCGTCATCGACACGGTCACGAAGCGCTACGGCGACGCGACCGCCGTCGACGGCCTGTCGCTCACGATCCAGGCGGGCGAGTTCATCTCGCTGCTCGGCCCCTCGGGTTGCGGCAAGACCACGACGCTGCGCATGATCGCGGGCTTCGAGCATCCGGATGCCGGCGACATCCGCGTGTCCGGGCGTTCCGTGCTCGGCGTGCCGCCGTATCGGCGCGACGTGAACACGGTGTTCCAGGCCTACGCGCTGTTCCCGCACCTGTCGGTCGCCGAGAACGTCGCCTACGGCCTGCAGCAGAAGCGCACGCCGAAGTCCGAGATCCGCGAGCGCGTCGTCGACGCCCTCGACCTCGCCCAGATGCGCGGCTTCGCCGACCGCAAGCCCACCCAGCTCTCGGGCGGCCAGCAGCAGCGCGTCGCGCTCGCACGCGCCCTCGTGAACCGCCCGTCGGTGCTGCTGCTCGACGAGCCGCTCGGCGCCCTCGACCGGCAGCTTCGCGAGGAGATGCAGCTCGAGCTGAAGCTCCTGCAGTCGCGTCTCGGCATCACGTTCGTGTTCGTCACCCACGATCAGGGCGAGGCGCTCTCGATGAGCGACCGCATCGCGATCATGCGCAACGGACGCATCGAGCAGCTCGCCGACGCCGACACCGTGTACGCCCGCCCGGCCTCGGCCTACGTCGCCGCGTTCGTCGGCCAGCAGAACTTCTTCCGCGGCACGGCCGTCGAGGGCGGCGCGGCCGTCGACTCGGCGCACGCGCTCGTGCGCGGCGCCTCCGCCGGACTCCAGGAGGGCACGGCTGGCCTCGCGGCGGTGCGCCCCGAGTTCGTCAGCCTCGCAGCAGACGCCGGCGACGCGGCATCCGACGCCGTGAACACCGCGCGGGGCACGCTCATCGGCGTCTCGCACCAGGGCGAGACGATGCAGTACCTCGTGCAGCTGGCCGACGACCAGAGCGTCATCGCGCGGCGACCGACCCCCGAGGCCCCGCAGGTCGCGGTCGGCGACGCCGTCGTGTGCTCGTGGCGCGCCGAGAGCGTGATGCTGTTCCCGGCCGACGATGCGGCGACCGCCGGCGGCTACGTCGCGCCGCCCACGGCCTGA
- a CDS encoding dienelactone hydrolase family protein, which produces MTESDTEQRLSRWQRTTVSDGTLAFECLERGDGPGVILLPEIPGIMPSTIALGDRLVAEGFTVVMPSLFGVPGRRPGAAGQVATVARLCVTAEFRAFSRDLRGPVTDFLRLVAVELAARTPGRGVGIVGMCFTGGFAIATAVTTDRIAATVVSQPAAPFPVTPSRARSVGVPGADLERYAAAHADGPACVVGLRFTRDLKSSRGRLVALQRHLGDTAVVVPIPSGRDARDGTPAGAHSVLTGDVREEPPNQAFAEREKIFEFLRERLAPVDVPAPPEG; this is translated from the coding sequence GTGACCGAGTCCGACACCGAGCAGCGCCTCAGCCGCTGGCAGCGCACGACCGTCTCCGACGGCACGCTCGCGTTCGAGTGCCTCGAGCGCGGCGATGGTCCGGGCGTGATCCTGCTCCCCGAGATCCCCGGCATCATGCCGAGCACGATCGCCCTCGGCGATCGCCTCGTCGCCGAAGGATTCACGGTCGTCATGCCGTCGCTGTTCGGCGTGCCGGGCCGGCGGCCGGGTGCGGCAGGTCAGGTCGCGACGGTCGCGAGGCTTTGCGTGACAGCCGAGTTCCGCGCGTTCTCGCGCGACCTTCGAGGACCGGTCACCGATTTCCTCCGACTCGTCGCGGTCGAGCTCGCCGCCCGCACTCCCGGGCGAGGCGTCGGCATCGTGGGCATGTGCTTCACGGGCGGCTTCGCGATCGCGACGGCGGTGACGACCGATCGCATCGCCGCGACGGTCGTGAGCCAGCCCGCTGCGCCGTTCCCGGTCACGCCGTCGCGGGCACGGAGCGTCGGGGTGCCGGGGGCGGATCTCGAACGCTACGCCGCCGCGCACGCAGACGGCCCGGCCTGCGTCGTGGGGCTCAGGTTCACGCGAGACCTGAAGTCGAGCAGGGGCCGGCTCGTCGCACTGCAGCGTCACCTCGGTGATACGGCCGTGGTCGTCCCCATCCCGTCGGGCCGCGACGCTCGTGACGGCACACCCGCGGGCGCGCACTCGGTACTGACCGGCGACGTGCGCGAGGAGCCGCCGAACCAGGCGTTCGCGGAACGGGAGAAGATCTTCGAGTTCCTCCGCGAGCGGCTCGCGCCCGTCGATGTGCCAGCCCCGCCCGAGGGCTGA
- a CDS encoding ABC transporter permease: MSDRLTQRPRKSWSDVAFNVWGVLVMLFLFAPILVIIVSSFNVGRLLVSWDHFGFDSFLALLAKPAIRDAVWISVQTGFIAALVATVLGTLAGIAMARHPGKWVWWFLGLLLLVSVTPEIVDAVALLPWMVFLGQDLGMSLFNDGIVRLVIGHSLFSVAVVSYLVRARLVGQEANLEEASADLYATPTRTFRKVTLPLAMPAVLAGFLLSFTLSLDNTVIAAFVSVSGSTPWPVYVLSALRSGLRPEIAAVSTIMLVLTLIALGLVAYVLRRAGDSAADIARTMGGG, translated from the coding sequence ATGAGCGACCGGCTGACCCAGCGACCCCGCAAGTCGTGGTCGGACGTCGCGTTCAACGTGTGGGGCGTCCTCGTGATGCTCTTCCTGTTCGCGCCGATCCTCGTGATCATCGTCTCGTCGTTCAACGTGGGGCGCCTGCTCGTCTCGTGGGACCACTTCGGATTCGACTCGTTCCTCGCGCTGCTCGCGAAGCCCGCGATCCGCGACGCCGTCTGGATCTCGGTGCAGACGGGCTTCATCGCCGCCCTCGTCGCGACGGTGCTGGGCACCCTCGCGGGCATCGCGATGGCGCGGCATCCGGGCAAGTGGGTCTGGTGGTTCCTCGGCCTGCTGCTGCTCGTGTCGGTGACGCCCGAGATCGTCGACGCGGTCGCGCTGCTGCCCTGGATGGTGTTCCTCGGCCAGGACCTCGGCATGTCGCTGTTCAACGACGGCATCGTGCGCCTCGTGATCGGCCACTCGCTGTTCTCGGTCGCGGTCGTGTCGTACCTGGTGCGCGCTCGCCTCGTCGGCCAGGAGGCGAACCTCGAGGAGGCGTCGGCCGACCTCTACGCGACGCCCACGCGCACGTTCCGCAAGGTCACGCTGCCGCTCGCGATGCCCGCGGTGCTCGCCGGGTTCCTGCTCTCGTTCACGCTGAGCCTCGACAACACCGTCATCGCGGCGTTCGTCTCGGTCTCGGGCTCGACGCCGTGGCCGGTGTACGTGCTGAGCGCGCTGCGCAGCGGCCTGCGGCCCGAGATCGCGGCCGTCTCGACGATCATGCTCGTGCTGACGCTCATCGCGCTCGGCCTCGTGGCGTACGTGCTGCGCCGCGCAGGCGACTCCGCGGCCGACATCGCCCGCACCATGGGCGGCGGCTGA